From Amphiprion ocellaris isolate individual 3 ecotype Okinawa chromosome 10, ASM2253959v1, whole genome shotgun sequence, one genomic window encodes:
- the LOC111563885 gene encoding zinc finger protein 678-like: protein MSSVQNLRELINQRLTAAAEEIVTEFEKTIVQYEEEIDRQRRLLDNIWKPEIKLHTTDLLQQHVQEENVLEEQNLCNHERNSNLDQENPEFPQMKEEQEELCISQEGEQSIFMQEANMLVQCKSECEEISCEILSVSSKTLGQFDEEIDYQRRLKDIIWKPRIMLHRIDLPQQQHVCKEGKGLTDQQLCNQEMNFSLDQEDPESSQIKEEQEELCPSQNKKDLESSQIKEEQEELCTSLDQDDPEQEQEEVCTSLDQKELEPPQLKEEQKELCTSLDQNDPDPPQTEDKQEELWTSQQREQIILKQTTDTFPLTPTDEDSDYSELDPISNQLLSYNLPVGQSPHREGSEHVDSESPTNAVLKPKKSHKLVSQINNVDKSSLSESHRDTDTGKKSVRCDVCGNTFTNKYQMKKCHQIHKGGKSYVCKACRKNVSFRQKVYPCERCGKCFNQSGTLAIHMRTHTGEKPYSCETCGKSFHQRSNLVGHLRTHTGEKLVSCKTCEKTYSKSSSLIVHMRTHTGEKPYFCETCGKNFNKRSILTVHMRTHTGEKPYSCETCGKSFTQRNGLLFHLRTHTGQKPYFCETCGKSYSQRSNLTVHMRTHTGEKPYFCEICGKTFRQSSLLTVHMRIHTGEKPYSCHICRERFNQASALKRHMRTHTGEKPYPCHICRERFNQTSALRRHMRTHTGEKPYPCHICRERFNRASALRRHMRTHTGEKPYPCHICRERFNQASAMRHHMRTHTGEKPYPCELCGERFNQASAMRRHMRTHTGKTL from the exons ACCTTCTACAGCAACATGTCCAGGAGGAGAATGTTCTTGAAGAGCAGAATCTCTGCAACCATGAGAGGAACTCCAATCTGGACCAGGAGAACCCAGAGTTTCCACAGatgaaagaggaacaggaggaactctgCATCAGTCAGGAGGGAGAGCAGTCTATATTTATGCAAGAGGCTAATATGCTGGTTCAATGCAAATCTGAATGTGAAGAAATATCCTGTGAAATATTGAGCGTTTCCAGTAAAACACTCGGCCAGTTCGATGAAGAGATCGATTATCAGCGCAGGCTGAAGGATATCATCTGGAAACCACGAATAATGCTACACAGAATAG ACCTCCCACAGCAGCAACATGTCTGTAAAGAGGGGAAGGGTCTCACTGACCAGCAGCTCTGTAACCAGGAGATGAACTTTAGTCTGGACCAGGAAGACCCAGAGTCTtcacagattaaagaggaacaggaggaactctgCCCCAGCCAGAACAAGAAGGACCTAGAGTCTtcacagattaaagaggaacaggaggaactaTGCACCAGCCTGGACCAGGATGACCCAGAGCAGGAACAGGAAGAAGTCTGCACTAGTCTGGATCAGAAAGAGTTAGAGCCTCCACAGCTTAAAGAGGAACAAAAGGAACTCTGCACCAGTCTGGACCAAAATGACCCAGACCCCCCACAGACTGAAGATAAACAGGAGGAACTCTGGACCAGTCAACAGAGAGAGCAGATTATACTGAAGCAAACAACGGACACCTTTCCATTGACTCCAACTGATGAGGACAGTGACTACAGTGAACTAGACCCAATCAGCAACCAGCTCCTCTCTTACAATTTACCAGTAGGTCAGAGCCCCCACAGGGAAGGAAGTGAGCATGTAGACTCAGAGTCACCTACAAATGCAGTGCTAAAGCCTAAGAAAAGTCACAAGTTAGTCAGTCAGATTAACAATGTAGACAAGTCTTCATTGTCAGAAAGTCACCGTGATACTGACACAGGTAAAAAGTCTGTAAGATGTGATGTTTGTGGAAACACCTTTACAAACAAATACCAAATGAAGAAATGTCACCAAATCCACAAAGGTGGAAAATCATATGTTTGCAAGGCATGTAGAAAAAATGTTAGTTTTCGTCAGAAGGTGTACCCTTGTGAAAGATGTGGAAAATGTTTCAACCAAAGTGGTACTCTGGCTatccacatgagaactcacacggGTGAGAAGCCGTATTCTTGTGAGACATGTGGCAAAAGTTTTCATCAACGTAGTAATCTGGTTGGCCActtgagaactcacacaggtgagaagttGGTTTCTTGCAAAACATGTGAAAAAACTTACAGTAAAAGTAGTAGCTTGATtgtccacatgagaactcacacaggcgAGAAGCCTTATTTTTGTGAGACATGTGGcaaaaatttcaataaaagaAGTATTCTGACTGTCcacatgagaacacacacaggtgagaagccatattCTTGTGAAACCTGTGGGAAAAGTTTCACTCAGCGCAATGGTTTGTTGTTCCACTTGAGAACACATACAGGTCAGAAGCCTTATTTTTGTGAGACATGTGGCAAAAGTTACAGCCAACGTAGTAATCTGACTGtgcacatgagaactcacacaggtgagaagccatattTTTGTGAGATATGTGGAAAGACCTTCCGTCAAAGTAGTCTTCTGACTGTCCACATGAGaattcacacaggtgagaagccttACTCCTGTCACATATGTAGGGAGAGATTTAATCAAGCATCAGCACTGAAACgtcacatgagaactcacacaggtgagaagccttACCCTTGTCACATATGTAGGGAGAGATTTAATCAAACATCAGCACTGAGACgtcacatgagaactcacacaggtgagaagccttACCCCTGTCACATATGTAGGGAGAGATTTAATCGAGCATCAGCACTGAGACgtcacatgagaactcacacaggtgagaagccttACCCTTGTCACATATGTAGGGAGAGATTTAATCAAGCATCAGCAATGAGACatcacatgagaactcacactgGTGAGAAGCCTTACCCCTGTGAATTATGTGGGGAGAGATTTAATCAAGCATCAGCAATGAGACgtcacatgagaactcacacaggtaaGACGCTGTAG